A part of Ursus arctos isolate Adak ecotype North America chromosome X, UrsArc2.0, whole genome shotgun sequence genomic DNA contains:
- the PJA1 gene encoding E3 ubiquitin-protein ligase Praja-1 isoform X3: MGQESSKPVWPKPAGGYQSNTGRRYGRRHAYVSFRPSTSQQERISSQRKTASEVPMHRSAPSQTTKRSRSPFSTTRRSWEDSASSGASLSVDNEDYSSTSRWRDAANTAEGRSDGLARRARGETSSGYSEPKYPEDKRDARKDQVKPEKVPRRRRTMADPDFWTYSDDYYKYCDEDSDSDKEWTAALRRKYRGREQNLSSSGESWETLPGKEEPEPEPEQVRGNGSAGASPSPSPSAGASGGGGGGGGGGGSELEEIHGASLREEEQASPREGEVPWLQYNENESSSEGDNESGQEFLQPGVFMLDGNNNLEDDSSVSEDLEVDWSLFDGFADGLGVAEAISYVDPQFLTYMALEERLAQAMETALAHLESLAVDVEVANPPASKESIDTLPEILVTEDHSAVGQEMCCPICCSEYVKGEVATELPCHHYFHKPCVSIWLQKSGTCPVCRCMFPPPL, translated from the exons ATGGGTCAGGAATCTAGCAAGCCTGTGTGGCCCAAGCCAGCAGGAGGGTATCAGTCCAATACAGGCAGGAGGTATGGAAGAAGGCATGCTTATGTCAGTTTCAGGCCATCCACGAGCCAGCAGGAAAGGATTTCCAGCCAGAGAAAGACGGCATCCGAAGTCCCAATGCACAGATCAGCCCCCAGTCAAACCACCAAGAGGAGCCGGTCCCCCTTTTCCACCACTCGTCGTAGTTGGGAAGACAGTGCGAGCTCTGGAGCCAGCCTGAGTGTTGATAATGAGGACTACTCCAG TACTTCCAGGTGGAGGGATGCCGCCAACACTGCCGAAGGCCGCTCCGATGGCCTCGCAAGAAGAGCCAGAGGCGAGACTTCAAGCGGCTACTCTGAGCCGAAGTACCCCGAAGACAAGAGGGACGCCAGGAAGGACCAAGTGAAGCCAGAGAAGGTGCCAAGACGCCGACGAACCATGGCCGACCCCGACTTCTGGACGTACAGCGACGACTACTACAAATACTGTGACGAAGACTCCGACAGCGACAAAGAGTGGACTGCTGCTCTGCGTCGGAAGTATCGAGGTCGAGAGCAAAATCTGTCGTCCAGTGGGGAGAGCTGGGAGACCCTGCCGGGGAAGGAAGAGCCCGAGCCCGAGCCTGAGCAAGTCCGAGGGAACGGCAGTGCAGgcgccagccccagccccagccccagcgccgggGCCAGTGGCGGTGGCGgaggtggtggcggcggcggcggcagcgaaCTTGAAGAAATCCACGGAGCGTCTCTTCGGGAAGAGGAGCAGGCGTCCCCCAGAGAAGGTGAAGTTCCTTGGCTCCAGTACAACGAAAATGAGAGTAGCAGCGAGGGGGATAACGAATCGGGTCAGGAGTTTCTGCAGCCTGGAGTGTTCATGCTGGATGGAAACAACAACCTTGAAGACGACTCCAGTGTGAGCGAAGACCTCGAAGTGGATTGGAGCCTCTTCGACGGGTTCGCAGACGGCTTGGGGGTGGCCGAAGCCATCTCCTATGTGGATCCTCAGTTCCTCACATACATGGCACTTGAAGAACGCCTGGCCCAAGCGATGGAAACCGCCCTCGCGCACCTGGAGTCTCTGGCCGTGGATGTGGAGGTGGCCAACCCGCCGGCGAGCAAGGAGAGCATCGACACTCTCCCCGAGATCCTGGTCACCGAAGATCACAGCGCAGTGGGGCAGGAAATGTGTTGCCCCATCTGTTGTAGTGAATACGTGAAGGGGGAGGTGGCAACCGAGCTGCCTTGCCACCACTATTTCCACAAGCCGTGCGTGTCCATCTGGCTTCAAAAGTCAGGCACCTGCCCCGTGTGCCGCTGCAtgttccctcccccactctaa
- the PJA1 gene encoding E3 ubiquitin-protein ligase Praja-1 isoform X4 codes for MHRSAPSQTTKRSRSPFSTTRRSWEDSASSGASLSVDNEDYSSTSRWRDAANTAEGRSDGLARRARGETSSGYSEPKYPEDKRDARKDQVKPEKVPRRRRTMADPDFWTYSDDYYKYCDEDSDSDKEWTAALRRKYRGREQNLSSSGESWETLPGKEEPEPEPEQVRGNGSAGASPSPSPSAGASGGGGGGGGGGGSELEEIHGASLREEEQASPREGEVPWLQYNENESSSEGDNESGQEFLQPGVFMLDGNNNLEDDSSVSEDLEVDWSLFDGFADGLGVAEAISYVDPQFLTYMALEERLAQAMETALAHLESLAVDVEVANPPASKESIDTLPEILVTEDHSAVGQEMCCPICCSEYVKGEVATELPCHHYFHKPCVSIWLQKSGTCPVCRCMFPPPL; via the exons ATGCACAGATCAGCCCCCAGTCAAACCACCAAGAGGAGCCGGTCCCCCTTTTCCACCACTCGTCGTAGTTGGGAAGACAGTGCGAGCTCTGGAGCCAGCCTGAGTGTTGATAATGAGGACTACTCCAG TACTTCCAGGTGGAGGGATGCCGCCAACACTGCCGAAGGCCGCTCCGATGGCCTCGCAAGAAGAGCCAGAGGCGAGACTTCAAGCGGCTACTCTGAGCCGAAGTACCCCGAAGACAAGAGGGACGCCAGGAAGGACCAAGTGAAGCCAGAGAAGGTGCCAAGACGCCGACGAACCATGGCCGACCCCGACTTCTGGACGTACAGCGACGACTACTACAAATACTGTGACGAAGACTCCGACAGCGACAAAGAGTGGACTGCTGCTCTGCGTCGGAAGTATCGAGGTCGAGAGCAAAATCTGTCGTCCAGTGGGGAGAGCTGGGAGACCCTGCCGGGGAAGGAAGAGCCCGAGCCCGAGCCTGAGCAAGTCCGAGGGAACGGCAGTGCAGgcgccagccccagccccagccccagcgccgggGCCAGTGGCGGTGGCGgaggtggtggcggcggcggcggcagcgaaCTTGAAGAAATCCACGGAGCGTCTCTTCGGGAAGAGGAGCAGGCGTCCCCCAGAGAAGGTGAAGTTCCTTGGCTCCAGTACAACGAAAATGAGAGTAGCAGCGAGGGGGATAACGAATCGGGTCAGGAGTTTCTGCAGCCTGGAGTGTTCATGCTGGATGGAAACAACAACCTTGAAGACGACTCCAGTGTGAGCGAAGACCTCGAAGTGGATTGGAGCCTCTTCGACGGGTTCGCAGACGGCTTGGGGGTGGCCGAAGCCATCTCCTATGTGGATCCTCAGTTCCTCACATACATGGCACTTGAAGAACGCCTGGCCCAAGCGATGGAAACCGCCCTCGCGCACCTGGAGTCTCTGGCCGTGGATGTGGAGGTGGCCAACCCGCCGGCGAGCAAGGAGAGCATCGACACTCTCCCCGAGATCCTGGTCACCGAAGATCACAGCGCAGTGGGGCAGGAAATGTGTTGCCCCATCTGTTGTAGTGAATACGTGAAGGGGGAGGTGGCAACCGAGCTGCCTTGCCACCACTATTTCCACAAGCCGTGCGTGTCCATCTGGCTTCAAAAGTCAGGCACCTGCCCCGTGTGCCGCTGCAtgttccctcccccactctaa
- the PJA1 gene encoding E3 ubiquitin-protein ligase Praja-1 isoform X1 has protein sequence MGQESSKPVWPKPAGGYQSNTGRRYGRRHAYVSFRPSTSQQERISSQRKTASEVPMHRSAPSQTTKRSRSPFSTTRRSWEDSASSGASLSVDNEDYSRYPPREYRASGSRRGMAYGHVDSFGADDSEEEGAGPVERAPVRGKTGKFKDDKPYDTEKGARSLAGVPPQFSSFKRDVREELDKLDPAPVARRSASRAEFLQQNSMASQTSAEGKVATPGNSLERQRRAQNLPARPSRAPVSMCGGGENTPKSAEEPVVRPKIRNLASPNCVKPKIFFDTDDDDDMPHSTSRWRDAANTAEGRSDGLARRARGETSSGYSEPKYPEDKRDARKDQVKPEKVPRRRRTMADPDFWTYSDDYYKYCDEDSDSDKEWTAALRRKYRGREQNLSSSGESWETLPGKEEPEPEPEQVRGNGSAGASPSPSPSAGASGGGGGGGGGGGSELEEIHGASLREEEQASPREGEVPWLQYNENESSSEGDNESGQEFLQPGVFMLDGNNNLEDDSSVSEDLEVDWSLFDGFADGLGVAEAISYVDPQFLTYMALEERLAQAMETALAHLESLAVDVEVANPPASKESIDTLPEILVTEDHSAVGQEMCCPICCSEYVKGEVATELPCHHYFHKPCVSIWLQKSGTCPVCRCMFPPPL, from the coding sequence ATGGGTCAGGAATCTAGCAAGCCTGTGTGGCCCAAGCCAGCAGGAGGGTATCAGTCCAATACAGGCAGGAGGTATGGAAGAAGGCATGCTTATGTCAGTTTCAGGCCATCCACGAGCCAGCAGGAAAGGATTTCCAGCCAGAGAAAGACGGCATCCGAAGTCCCAATGCACAGATCAGCCCCCAGTCAAACCACCAAGAGGAGCCGGTCCCCCTTTTCCACCACTCGTCGTAGTTGGGAAGACAGTGCGAGCTCTGGAGCCAGCCTGAGTGTTGATAATGAGGACTACTCCAGGTACCCACCAAGAGAGTACAGGGCTTCGGGTAGCAGAAGAGGAATGGCTTATGGACATGTTGACTCTTTCGGGGCAGATGATAGcgaggaggagggggctgggcctGTTGAGCGAGCGCCAGTTAGAGGGAAAACTGGCAAGTTTAAAGATGATAAGCCATATGACACAGAGAAAGGGGCAAGGTCTTTGGCTGGGGTGCCCCCGCAGTTCTCTAGCTTTAAGCGTGATGTGAGAGAGGAGCTTGACAAGTTAGACCCAGCCCCTGTGGCAAGACGCTCTGCTAGCAGAGCCGAGTTCCTGCAGCAAAATAGCATGGCCTCTCAGACATCTGCTGAAGGCAAGGTGGCTACCCCTGGCAACAGCCTGGAGAGGCAGAGGCGGGCGCAGAATTTACCTGCACGTCCCAGCAGGGCTCCTGTGAGTATGTGTGGTGGTGGGGAAAACACCCCAAAGAGTGCCGAGGAGCCGGTGGTGAGGCCCAAAATCAGAAACCTGGCGAGCCCCAACTGCGTGAAAccgaaaatattttttgatactgatgatgatgatgatatgccACATAGTACTTCCAGGTGGAGGGATGCCGCCAACACTGCCGAAGGCCGCTCCGATGGCCTCGCAAGAAGAGCCAGAGGCGAGACTTCAAGCGGCTACTCTGAGCCGAAGTACCCCGAAGACAAGAGGGACGCCAGGAAGGACCAAGTGAAGCCAGAGAAGGTGCCAAGACGCCGACGAACCATGGCCGACCCCGACTTCTGGACGTACAGCGACGACTACTACAAATACTGTGACGAAGACTCCGACAGCGACAAAGAGTGGACTGCTGCTCTGCGTCGGAAGTATCGAGGTCGAGAGCAAAATCTGTCGTCCAGTGGGGAGAGCTGGGAGACCCTGCCGGGGAAGGAAGAGCCCGAGCCCGAGCCTGAGCAAGTCCGAGGGAACGGCAGTGCAGgcgccagccccagccccagccccagcgccgggGCCAGTGGCGGTGGCGgaggtggtggcggcggcggcggcagcgaaCTTGAAGAAATCCACGGAGCGTCTCTTCGGGAAGAGGAGCAGGCGTCCCCCAGAGAAGGTGAAGTTCCTTGGCTCCAGTACAACGAAAATGAGAGTAGCAGCGAGGGGGATAACGAATCGGGTCAGGAGTTTCTGCAGCCTGGAGTGTTCATGCTGGATGGAAACAACAACCTTGAAGACGACTCCAGTGTGAGCGAAGACCTCGAAGTGGATTGGAGCCTCTTCGACGGGTTCGCAGACGGCTTGGGGGTGGCCGAAGCCATCTCCTATGTGGATCCTCAGTTCCTCACATACATGGCACTTGAAGAACGCCTGGCCCAAGCGATGGAAACCGCCCTCGCGCACCTGGAGTCTCTGGCCGTGGATGTGGAGGTGGCCAACCCGCCGGCGAGCAAGGAGAGCATCGACACTCTCCCCGAGATCCTGGTCACCGAAGATCACAGCGCAGTGGGGCAGGAAATGTGTTGCCCCATCTGTTGTAGTGAATACGTGAAGGGGGAGGTGGCAACCGAGCTGCCTTGCCACCACTATTTCCACAAGCCGTGCGTGTCCATCTGGCTTCAAAAGTCAGGCACCTGCCCCGTGTGCCGCTGCAtgttccctcccccactctaa
- the PJA1 gene encoding E3 ubiquitin-protein ligase Praja-1 isoform X2, whose amino-acid sequence MHRSAPSQTTKRSRSPFSTTRRSWEDSASSGASLSVDNEDYSRYPPREYRASGSRRGMAYGHVDSFGADDSEEEGAGPVERAPVRGKTGKFKDDKPYDTEKGARSLAGVPPQFSSFKRDVREELDKLDPAPVARRSASRAEFLQQNSMASQTSAEGKVATPGNSLERQRRAQNLPARPSRAPVSMCGGGENTPKSAEEPVVRPKIRNLASPNCVKPKIFFDTDDDDDMPHSTSRWRDAANTAEGRSDGLARRARGETSSGYSEPKYPEDKRDARKDQVKPEKVPRRRRTMADPDFWTYSDDYYKYCDEDSDSDKEWTAALRRKYRGREQNLSSSGESWETLPGKEEPEPEPEQVRGNGSAGASPSPSPSAGASGGGGGGGGGGGSELEEIHGASLREEEQASPREGEVPWLQYNENESSSEGDNESGQEFLQPGVFMLDGNNNLEDDSSVSEDLEVDWSLFDGFADGLGVAEAISYVDPQFLTYMALEERLAQAMETALAHLESLAVDVEVANPPASKESIDTLPEILVTEDHSAVGQEMCCPICCSEYVKGEVATELPCHHYFHKPCVSIWLQKSGTCPVCRCMFPPPL is encoded by the coding sequence ATGCACAGATCAGCCCCCAGTCAAACCACCAAGAGGAGCCGGTCCCCCTTTTCCACCACTCGTCGTAGTTGGGAAGACAGTGCGAGCTCTGGAGCCAGCCTGAGTGTTGATAATGAGGACTACTCCAGGTACCCACCAAGAGAGTACAGGGCTTCGGGTAGCAGAAGAGGAATGGCTTATGGACATGTTGACTCTTTCGGGGCAGATGATAGcgaggaggagggggctgggcctGTTGAGCGAGCGCCAGTTAGAGGGAAAACTGGCAAGTTTAAAGATGATAAGCCATATGACACAGAGAAAGGGGCAAGGTCTTTGGCTGGGGTGCCCCCGCAGTTCTCTAGCTTTAAGCGTGATGTGAGAGAGGAGCTTGACAAGTTAGACCCAGCCCCTGTGGCAAGACGCTCTGCTAGCAGAGCCGAGTTCCTGCAGCAAAATAGCATGGCCTCTCAGACATCTGCTGAAGGCAAGGTGGCTACCCCTGGCAACAGCCTGGAGAGGCAGAGGCGGGCGCAGAATTTACCTGCACGTCCCAGCAGGGCTCCTGTGAGTATGTGTGGTGGTGGGGAAAACACCCCAAAGAGTGCCGAGGAGCCGGTGGTGAGGCCCAAAATCAGAAACCTGGCGAGCCCCAACTGCGTGAAAccgaaaatattttttgatactgatgatgatgatgatatgccACATAGTACTTCCAGGTGGAGGGATGCCGCCAACACTGCCGAAGGCCGCTCCGATGGCCTCGCAAGAAGAGCCAGAGGCGAGACTTCAAGCGGCTACTCTGAGCCGAAGTACCCCGAAGACAAGAGGGACGCCAGGAAGGACCAAGTGAAGCCAGAGAAGGTGCCAAGACGCCGACGAACCATGGCCGACCCCGACTTCTGGACGTACAGCGACGACTACTACAAATACTGTGACGAAGACTCCGACAGCGACAAAGAGTGGACTGCTGCTCTGCGTCGGAAGTATCGAGGTCGAGAGCAAAATCTGTCGTCCAGTGGGGAGAGCTGGGAGACCCTGCCGGGGAAGGAAGAGCCCGAGCCCGAGCCTGAGCAAGTCCGAGGGAACGGCAGTGCAGgcgccagccccagccccagccccagcgccgggGCCAGTGGCGGTGGCGgaggtggtggcggcggcggcggcagcgaaCTTGAAGAAATCCACGGAGCGTCTCTTCGGGAAGAGGAGCAGGCGTCCCCCAGAGAAGGTGAAGTTCCTTGGCTCCAGTACAACGAAAATGAGAGTAGCAGCGAGGGGGATAACGAATCGGGTCAGGAGTTTCTGCAGCCTGGAGTGTTCATGCTGGATGGAAACAACAACCTTGAAGACGACTCCAGTGTGAGCGAAGACCTCGAAGTGGATTGGAGCCTCTTCGACGGGTTCGCAGACGGCTTGGGGGTGGCCGAAGCCATCTCCTATGTGGATCCTCAGTTCCTCACATACATGGCACTTGAAGAACGCCTGGCCCAAGCGATGGAAACCGCCCTCGCGCACCTGGAGTCTCTGGCCGTGGATGTGGAGGTGGCCAACCCGCCGGCGAGCAAGGAGAGCATCGACACTCTCCCCGAGATCCTGGTCACCGAAGATCACAGCGCAGTGGGGCAGGAAATGTGTTGCCCCATCTGTTGTAGTGAATACGTGAAGGGGGAGGTGGCAACCGAGCTGCCTTGCCACCACTATTTCCACAAGCCGTGCGTGTCCATCTGGCTTCAAAAGTCAGGCACCTGCCCCGTGTGCCGCTGCAtgttccctcccccactctaa